One genomic window of Chloroflexota bacterium includes the following:
- a CDS encoding CPBP family intramembrane metalloprotease: MLTFLQFIPFLLLVLLANYAERQQAVKYVVYALLALMDAACLLGSLVFAAAYVLQAYMPPELLVFLNANLLGIAAVLFLVGAVGLAALVPPVRRWIARFTDTNPASPVGVVALSFAAYYVGASVGQVLFVGGLEGLAALPLETTLADLLLTGLAMVMFGVFGVGWPIRRAWGDTLRRLGLRRPTWRQAGFALGAVAGFLLLDYAVAVAWHALNPDQYDFIGRVSLGLFGEMSVAKAAAIGLSAGIGEEILFRGAVQPRFGLWITALLFTAGHTQYGLSPATLEVLLIGIVLGIIRNRANTTTCIAIHVLYNFVDILLLPLFP, encoded by the coding sequence ATGCTAACCTTTCTTCAGTTCATCCCGTTTCTGCTTCTGGTGCTCCTGGCCAACTACGCCGAACGACAGCAGGCGGTCAAGTACGTGGTGTACGCGCTGCTGGCGCTGATGGACGCGGCCTGTTTGCTGGGGAGCCTGGTCTTCGCCGCCGCGTATGTATTGCAGGCGTACATGCCGCCGGAACTCCTCGTTTTCTTGAACGCGAACCTGCTGGGCATAGCGGCGGTGTTGTTTCTGGTGGGCGCGGTAGGGTTGGCCGCGCTTGTGCCGCCGGTGCGCCGCTGGATCGCCCGCTTCACCGACACCAACCCCGCCTCGCCCGTCGGCGTCGTCGCGCTGTCCTTCGCCGCCTACTACGTTGGCGCAAGCGTGGGCCAGGTGCTCTTCGTGGGCGGGCTGGAGGGTCTGGCCGCGCTGCCGCTGGAAACTACGCTGGCCGACCTGCTGCTGACGGGCCTGGCGATGGTGATGTTCGGCGTGTTCGGCGTGGGCTGGCCCATCCGCCGCGCGTGGGGCGACACGCTGCGCCGCCTGGGCCTGCGCCGGCCCACGTGGAGGCAGGCGGGCTTCGCGCTTGGGGCGGTGGCAGGATTCCTGCTGCTGGACTACGCCGTGGCGGTGGCGTGGCATGCCTTGAACCCGGACCAGTACGACTTCATCGGGCGGGTGAGCCTGGGCTTGTTCGGCGAGATGAGCGTGGCCAAGGCGGCTGCCATCGGCCTGTCGGCGGGCATCGGCGAGGAGATTCTGTTCCGCGGCGCGGTACAGCCCCGCTTCGGCCTGTGGATCACGGCGCTCCTGTTCACCGCAGGGCACACGCAATACGGCCTCAGCCCCGCCACGCTGGAGGTTTTGCTCATCGGCATCGTGTTGGGTATCATCCGCAACAGGGCGAACACCACCACCTGCATCGCCATTCACGTGCTGTACAATTTCGTGGACATCCTGTTGCTGCCGCTGTTTCCGTAA